The Kluyveromyces lactis strain NRRL Y-1140 chromosome B complete sequence genome contains a region encoding:
- the KCS1 gene encoding inositol polyphosphate kinase KCS1 (some similarities with uniprot|Q7LGR2 Saccharomyces cerevisiae YDR017C KCS1 Inositol hexaphosphate kinase phosphorylates inositol hexakisphosphate (InsP6) to diphosphoinositol polyphosphates required for proper vacuole morphology and involved in salt stress response contains two leucine heptad repeats): MEQEVNGLQQQQQQQQQMQVQRHGSNENAAQQTTLVAAHLQDLSMDDSCNKQRHPSPQISGQNQQLQQQQSSRNRKSSVIHGRKAANYLRVFDDKDSDVSIPDQSLRKYSGGGLGSKSNSNSNETEIAHGPKSFMKVSVDQRPVLKNTKSTDLTDLHELEDVDATEGVALEPKTSASAIYLTDEDRHILSSYKDISIIDEKDKTSVNLFGPDVVVPPIHIGAARNHKDEEYPRKLTNTALEQQRHDEPLRIENKIPSFNSKTIPDESAIADDDDDDDVEEHGDFPLAVELKPFTNKVGGHTAIFKFSERAVCKALVNTENNWYETIEKEHQELLQFMPRYIGVLNVRQHFHTKEDFLEEIVNNTTKFKANNNTNTSNDNSHISSNDLRNERTLNDQSRSSCNRLASPTFLSRMEDIKEGISTLPEVVLDDNKHIIPNSLYQQYSSSRSTSNSPSSAPIDSFLSSRSFDGGEVFKGNSNQGSGSTSVNTKLQELVVKEAFMRRKPSGVCYSPRSSRTRTGSSSSLKECKHSRSSSSSSNKKSRGLGNEQYLRRNSMKRAAVSTNNVLDVNPSNLEDDDIMFKLDDDVHESDVKSPEQQQGAFNHESVSVEETSHTIVSKFILLEDLTRKLKCPSVLDLKMGTRQYGVDAKRSKQLSQREKCKKTTSRKLGVRLCGLKIWDKKHNYYITRDKYYGRKVRVGWQFSRVLARFLYDGESKRSIVKQIPILIQQLDTLYSEIAKLKSYRLYGSSLLLFYDGDNPQNKRSRVKVNIIDFARCVTDRDIEKSLDRFKIAPHFPNREDQGFLRGIKSLKFYLVHIWNFLTNDAAMVQHGEQLTQFLEDNIDKFNSNWDWLDEYDKEDDAEACNAESPLRVKWRKYELIFDIEPRYADDEVSD; this comes from the coding sequence ATGGAGCAAGAGGTTAATGGcctgcagcagcagcaacagcaacagcaacagaTGCAAGTACAACGGCATGGCTCTAATGAAAATGCCGCACAACAGACCACTCTGGTTGCGGCTCACTTGCAGGATTTAAGTATGGACGATAGTTGTAACAAACAACGGCATCCTTCACCCCAAATTAGTGGTCAGAACCAGCAGCTGCAACAGCAGCAGTCTAGTAGGAACAGGAAGAGTTCTGTAATTCATGGTAGAAAAGCAGCTAATTACTTGAGAGTGTTCGATGATAAAGACTCAGATGTCTCGATTCCTGATCAAAGCCTAAGGAAGTATTCTGGTGGTGGCTTAGGCTCCAAATCTAATTCAAACTCAAATGAGACAGAGATCGCGCATGGTCCTAAATCGTTTATGAAGGTCAGCGTAGACCAACGACctgttttgaaaaatactaAGTCGACAGATTTGACAGATTTACATGAGCTGGAAGATGTGGATGCGACAGAAGGTGTTGCATTAGAACCAAAAACTTCCGCGTCCGCTATCTACTTAACAGATGAAGATCGTCACATTTTATCCAGTTATAAAGATATCTCTATAATTGATGAGAAAGATAAGACAAGTGTCAATCTCTTTGGCCCGGATGTAGTGGTGCCCCCTATTCATATCGGTGCTGCGAGAAATCACAAGGATGAAGAATATCCAAGGAAGTTAACTAATACAGCTTTAGAACAACAACGGCACGATGAACCGCtgagaattgaaaataagataccaagtttcaattctaaGACAATTCCTGATGAAAGTGCTATCGctgacgatgatgatgacgacgatgttgaagaacacGGTGATTTCCCCTTGGCGGTGGAATTGAAACCTTTCACGAACAAAGTTGGAGGGCACACTGCTATCTTTAAATTCAGTGAAAGAGCCGTCTGCAAAGCTTTGGTTAATACAGAAAATAACTGGTACGAAACCATAGAAAAGGAGCATCAAgaacttcttcaattcatgCCAAGATACATCGGTGTATTGAACGTCAGACAGCATTTCCACACGAAGGAAGATTTCTTAGAAGAAATAGTTAACAATACAACCAAGTTCAAAGcgaataataatactaataCCTCTAATGACAACTCGCATATTTCCAGTAATGATCTGAGGAATGAGAGAACACTTAATGACCAATCTAGAAGCTCATGTAATAGATTAGCATCACCTACATTCTTGTCACGAATGGAAGACATCAAAGAAGGGATTTCTACACTACCGGAAGTAGTGCTAGATGACAACAAGCATATTATACCCAATTCACTGTATCAACAATATTCTTCATCCCGGTCGACTTCAAACTCGCCTTCTAGTGCTCCAATAGATTCATTTTTGTCGTCTCGTTCTTTTGACGGAGGAGAGGTTTTTAAGGGTAATTCCAATCAAGGATCTGGATCAACTAGTGTCAACACAAAATTACAAGAATTGGTGGTCAAAGAAGCTTTCATGAGACGGAAACCCTCGGGTGTATGTTATAGTCCTCGTTCTTCACGTACTAGAACAGGATCTTCCTCGTCTCTAAAGGAATGTAAACACTCgagatcttcttcctcttcttctaataaGAAATCAAGAGGCCTGGGCAACGAACAATATTTACGGCGTAATTCTATGAAGCGAGCAGCCGTATCGACAAATAACGTATTAGATGTGAATCCTAGCAACTTGGAAGATGACGATATTATGTTTAAGTTGGACGATGATGTTCATGAATCAGATGTCAAATCTCCCGAACAACAACAAGGTGCCTTCAACCATGAATCTGTTTCCGTGGAAGAGACTTCGCATACTATTGTCTCTAAATTCATCTTACTCGAAGACTTAACTCGAAAGCTTAAGTGCCCATCagttcttgatttgaaaatgggCACCAGGCAGTATGGAGTTGATGCCAAGAGATCCAAACAGCTGTCACAGCGTGAAAAATGTAAAAAGACTACTTCGAGGAAGCTTGGAGTGAGATTATGTGGGCTAAAGATTTGGGATAAGAAGCATAATTATTACATTACAAGGGATAAGTATTACGGTAGAAAGGTAAGAGTCGGTTGGCAATTTTCTAGAGTGTTAGCAAGATTCTTATACGATGGCGAGTCGAAAAGAAGTATCGTTAAGCAAATTCCTATCTTGATTCAACAATTAGATACTTTATACAGTGAAATCGCGAAGCTGAAATCATACAGATTGTACGGATCATCTTTGCTCTTATTTTACGATGGCGACAACCCTCAGAACAAACGATCTCGGGTGAAGGTAAACATTATAGATTTCGCTAGGTGTGTCACTGATCGTGATATAGAAAAGTCACTAGATCGTTTTAAGATTGCACCTCATTTCCCAAACAGAGAGGATCAGGGATTCCTTCGAGGTATAAAATCCTTGAAGTTCTATCTAGTTcatattt